From Pirellulales bacterium, the proteins below share one genomic window:
- a CDS encoding site-2 protease family protein, translating into MFFVEPPPSPYDLHFNVGDVPVRVHWTFWLMTLLLGAGADGDPARVLLWTVAEFACILVHELGHVAAFRYYGMNAHVVLHSFGGLAIPTSGRWGGRGRSRETWLADVVISLAGPVAGFAFAAVIFLGLALGGRAPHLHFDLVSSVPIFVEWEPFNANNVNRLLQYMQFINIFWGLVNLLPIIPLDGGQVARAVAAKVYPADGLRLSLILSVVAAVGMAAFCFLRWEEVFAAIFFAYMAYQSYQMLQQVSGGGFGGRGW; encoded by the coding sequence ATGTTCTTTGTGGAACCGCCGCCATCGCCGTACGACCTTCACTTCAACGTGGGGGACGTGCCGGTGCGCGTGCATTGGACGTTTTGGTTGATGACCTTGCTGCTTGGGGCAGGCGCAGACGGCGACCCAGCCCGGGTGTTGCTGTGGACGGTGGCCGAGTTTGCCTGCATTCTGGTACACGAACTGGGACACGTGGCCGCCTTTCGCTACTACGGCATGAACGCGCACGTGGTCCTGCACAGCTTCGGTGGCCTGGCGATTCCCACTAGCGGTCGCTGGGGTGGGCGCGGCAGATCGCGCGAAACCTGGCTGGCGGACGTGGTCATTTCGTTGGCCGGCCCGGTAGCGGGATTCGCCTTCGCGGCTGTGATCTTCCTGGGCCTGGCACTGGGGGGGCGTGCCCCGCACCTGCATTTCGATCTGGTATCGAGCGTGCCGATCTTCGTCGAATGGGAGCCCTTCAATGCCAACAACGTGAATCGACTGCTGCAGTATATGCAGTTCATCAATATCTTCTGGGGACTGGTGAATTTGCTGCCGATCATTCCGCTTGATGGTGGGCAAGTGGCCCGCGCCGTGGCAGCCAAGGTCTATCCGGCCGACGGGCTGCGGCTGTCGTTGATATTGTCGGTAGTCGCTGCGGTCGGGATGGCCGCGTTTTGCTTTTTACGCTGGGAAGAAGTCTTCGCGGCGATCTTTTTTGCCTATATGGCGTATCAAAGTTATCAGATGTTGCAACAGGTGTCGGGCGGAGGTTTTGGCGGTCGCGGATGGTAG
- the lpxB gene encoding lipid-A-disaccharide synthase, with translation MKIFLSVGEPSGDLHGANLMRALHAQRPDIEFVGYGGPLMAQAGCDLHEDLTALAVMWFLRVLLNLHKFLHLASRADRYFRHHRPDAVVLIDYPGFNWWIAGRAKAHGIPVFYYTPPQIWAWGSWRVKKMRRFVDHVLCSLPFEESWFRERGCNATFVGHAYFDEVRRQKLDETFLARERAKPGRLVTILPGSRTQEVEQNLRWFLRAAAIIHKSLPDVRFAVASFKPQQAEFAQQWAAASGLPIEVHLGRTPELIHLAECCMAVSGSVSLELLYQTKPTVILYTISRVAYFVQGFFRRVKYITLVNLLADDRSFGPDLSPYDPHKPDADRALFPEYLTYHDRSLQIATHIVQWLTDSELRSERVAALAELKARVGHGGASRQAAGYILRELDERVVSVPRPHFRPGMVVASSGGWRQ, from the coding sequence ATGAAGATTTTCTTATCCGTGGGCGAGCCGAGCGGCGACCTGCACGGCGCCAACCTGATGCGCGCCCTCCACGCGCAGCGCCCCGATATCGAATTCGTTGGCTATGGCGGGCCGCTGATGGCCCAGGCCGGCTGCGACCTGCACGAGGATCTGACCGCGCTCGCCGTGATGTGGTTTCTGCGCGTGCTCTTGAACCTGCACAAGTTTTTGCACCTGGCGAGCCGGGCGGACCGATATTTTCGCCATCACCGCCCTGACGCCGTGGTGCTGATCGACTATCCGGGCTTCAACTGGTGGATTGCCGGACGCGCCAAGGCGCACGGCATTCCGGTATTCTATTACACGCCCCCCCAGATCTGGGCCTGGGGCAGTTGGCGCGTGAAAAAGATGCGCCGCTTCGTCGACCACGTGCTATGCAGCTTACCGTTTGAAGAATCCTGGTTTCGCGAGCGCGGCTGCAATGCGACATTCGTGGGCCACGCGTACTTCGACGAGGTGCGCCGCCAGAAACTGGACGAGACGTTTCTCGCGCGCGAGCGCGCCAAACCAGGACGCCTGGTGACGATACTCCCCGGCTCGCGAACTCAGGAAGTAGAGCAGAACCTGCGCTGGTTTTTGCGGGCGGCCGCGATCATTCACAAGAGTCTTCCTGACGTGCGTTTCGCGGTGGCTAGCTTCAAGCCGCAGCAGGCCGAGTTCGCGCAACAATGGGCCGCGGCCAGCGGCCTGCCCATCGAAGTTCACTTGGGCCGCACGCCCGAGCTGATTCACCTGGCCGAGTGTTGCATGGCAGTATCCGGCTCGGTGTCGCTGGAATTGCTCTATCAAACCAAGCCCACCGTGATTTTGTACACGATCAGCCGTGTCGCGTATTTCGTGCAAGGATTCTTCCGCCGCGTGAAATACATCACGTTGGTGAACCTGCTGGCGGACGATCGGTCGTTCGGGCCGGATCTTTCGCCTTACGATCCGCACAAGCCGGATGCCGACCGGGCGCTGTTTCCCGAATATCTCACCTACCACGACCGTTCGCTGCAGATTGCCACCCATATCGTCCAGTGGCTGACAGACTCGGAATTGCGCAGCGAGCGCGTGGCGGCGCTCGCGGAGTTAAAGGCCCGCGTTGGACATGGCGGCGCTTCGCGTCAAGCGGCCGGCTACATCCTGCGCGAGCTGGACGAGCGCGTCGTTTCGGTCCCGCGCCCCCATTTCCGGCCTGGCATGGTCGTCGCCAGCAGCGGAGGTTGGCGGCAGTAA